Genomic window (Kosakonia sp. BYX6):
CACGCCAGCGCAAAACGGTGGTCGCCGACGGTGTTGGTCAGGGGTATAAAGAAGTGCAGGAAATTAGCCCGAACCTACGCTATGTCATTGATGAGCTTGATCAAATATGCCAACGCGATCGTACTGAAGTCGATCTGAAACGTAAGATCCTTGACGATTTGCGCCACCTTGAAAGCGTCGTGACCAATAAGATCAACGAAATCGAATCCGATCTTGAGAAATTGACGCGCGGGAAATAACAGCATTACGCCAGATGGCGCTTCGCTTATCAGACCTACACAGCGTTGTAGGCTGGGAAAGCGAAGCCGCCACCCGGCAAAAAATCAGCGTTGCTCGTCCAACTGCAGCGCCACATACAGCAGCAATCTGTCGTCGAAATTCCCCAAATCCAACCCTGTCAGTTCAGAGATCCGATTCAGGCGATATTCCAGAGTATTACGGTGAATAAATAGCGCCTTAGACGTTGCGAGCGGTTGCACATTGTGACGAAACCAAGCCGCCAGCGTCCGGCGCAACAAACCATTATTGTCCATCGCTTTTAAGCGCGATAACGGGCGCGCCAGTTCATTGGCCTGCCAGCCACCACGCAAGCTGTCGAGCAGCACTGGCAACATCAAATCCTGGTAAAAATAACTCCGGCTTTCCGGCATGCGCTGCTTACCCACCATCATGGTGGTGCGCGCCGTACGGTAGGAACGCGCAATGCTGCCTGGGCCAGTAAAGTAGTTCCCCAGCGCGACGCGAAAACGCAACTGGCCATTCTCTTTCATACGCGTGATCAGCTGTTCCACGCGCTTGCGATGATCTTCAGCATCCCAGCGGCCAAACTGATTCAATGCGGGTTTCAGCACCACCATCTCGGTGAGCGAGACAATGGCGATCAAGTTATTACGCTCCGGCGTGGTCAGGGCGTTTTGCAGTTGCTGCAACTCCGCCATTGCGCTGTCTACGCCCAACTGACCGCTGTCGACTTCTACCACCGCGACCACACGCGGCTGGTTTAGATCAATGCCTAAACGCTGCGCCCACTCAGTGAGTGCGGGAGTATGCTCTTCGGCCTGAATCAGGTTCATCACTAGCTCTTCGCGCAGGCGGCTATCCTGCGCCAGCAAATGCATCAGACGGGACTGTTCCAGCATCATTTCGGCGGTCATACAGACTAATTCGCCATATTTGCGCAATGTTTCGGGCTCGCCCGTCAGACCGATAACACCGACAATTTCACCTTCCAGACGCAATGGCAGGTTGATACCCTGACGCACACCATGCAGATGGCGCGCCACGGCGTCATCGATATCGACAACGCGTCCCTGAGAAAGCACCAGCAATGCACCTTCGTGCAATTCCCCAATTCGTTCCCGGTCACCACTTCCGATGATGCGGCCACGTGCATCCATCACGTTAATGTTTGTATCAATGATGCGCATCGTGCGCGCCACGATATCCTGTGCCATTTTGGTATCAAGATGCCAGCCAGCCATGTAACCCTCCCCTGTGCAGAGCCCAAGCATATGGGAGAACACAATAGTCTGCATTGTGCAGATGCACAAAGCGGAGGCGAGAAGTGTGAAGTTGTGGAAGGCCTCACAAAATAAATGGAAAGCCCCTCCTCCCATGAATCGGGAAGAGGGTTTTGAAGGGTTACTGCATCAGAAGATAGATGGAGGTATCACCACGCTGGATGTTCAACGCCAGCACAGAAGGTTTGCTGTCGAGGATTTTGCGCAACTCAGCGATGTTTTTCACCGGCTGCTGGTTCGCACCGAGAATCACATCACCTTTTTTCAGGCCGATTTGCGCAGCCGGGGTGTTGGGTTTCACCGCGTTAACCACTACGCCGCCATCTTTACCTTTGTTGCTCATTTCCGCACCTTCAATACCGCTGAAGATGGTGCTGGATTCCACCTGATTCTGGCTGCTTTGTTGCAGCTCCAGCGTGATATTCACCGGCTTGCCGTCACGCAGCATACCGAGCGCGACTTTGCTACCGATCGGCATAGAACCGACTTCGGCACGCAGCGCCGCAAAGCTGCTGATAGGTTTACCGTTCAGAGAGGTAATCACGTCACCCGCTTTCACACCGGCTTTCGCCGCAGCGGAATTTGGCATCACCTGGCTGACGAACGCACCGCGCTGGGCATCGACTTTCATCGCTTTCGCCAGCTCTGAGTTCAGCTCGGTTCCCAAAATACCCAGTTCACCGCGACGCACCTGGCCGTACTGCACCATCTGCCCAGTAAGGCTTTTCACCATATTACTCGGGATAGCGAAGCCGATACCGATGTTGCCGCCGTCCGGCGCGAGAATAGCGGTGTTGATACCAATCAGTTCACCGTTCAGGTTAACCAGCGCGCCACCGGAGTTACCGCGGTTAATCGCGGCGTCAGTCTGAATAAAGTTTTCGTAGTTTTGCGCGTTCAGACCGCTGCGGCCCAGCGCAGAAACGATCCCGGATGTCACGGTTTCACCCAGACCGAACGGGTTACCAATTGCGACGGTGTAATCACCCACGCGCAGCGCATCGGAATCCGCCAGTTTAATTGCGGTCAGGTTTTTCGGATCCTGGATTTGAATCAGAGCGATATCAGAACGCGGGTCTTTACCCACTACTTTGGCGTCAAATTTACGCCCGTCGCTCAGTTGTACTTTGATGGTGCTGGCGTTATCAACAACGTGATTGTTGGTGACCACATAGCCTTTCGCCGCATCAATAATCACCCCGGAACCCAGCGCCATAAATTTCTGCTGCTGGCCGCCGCCCTGCCCGTCCTGACCACCACCCTGACAGAATGGAGAACTCTGGAACGGTGAACCGTCCTGACAGAACGGTGAATTATCACCAAAGAACTGCTGGAAGTTGCGCGGCATGCGCGGCGTATTTACGGTGGTGCTGCCTTCGACATTAATACTCACGACCGACGGCATAACTTTTTCCAGCATCGGCGCGAGGCTTGGCATTTGCTGCGATGTTGTGGCTGTAGAAGATACTGTTTCCGCTGCCATAGCAGACAGTGGAGACAGCGCTAAACTTAAACTCAAAGCCAGTGCACTCATTGCTAACGTGGTTTTTTTCATGTCTCTCAATCTCATTACTGATTAACGCGAACTGCTGTGTATGTGTCACTCAGAGTCGATTTATAGCGTGAAGTTCAGGCCTTAAGCGTCTGGAAAAAGTAAAAATTTATTGTCGTTCTTTACAATTGAGCGGTGTTATTCCACCGCCATCAAACGACGATATTCATCCCATGAATATAGATCGGTCATGCCGCTGATATAATCCTGAATTAATCGACAACGGTGATAATACTCCAGCACCGGGTACTCTGCCGTGTCAGGCGATAATTTACTTACCGCTTCGACATAGGCCAGCCGGTGGCGCGTCGACAGTTTATGAAACAGGCGCGATTCAATCGGGAAACGACGCAGACGCTCTTTTTCCACCAGCTCGGTAAAGTCCGCCAGCGATAATTGCAACAACGGGCGGTAAATTTCCAGCAATCCACTGATGACGCGGTAACCCTGTAATTCCAGTTGCTCAACATCGGGATGGCTGAACACCTGTTTAATGGCGACGTTTTTATATAATTCAAGGAGCTGGCTAAATCCGCTGTCATCTTCCAACAGCGCATGATTGAATTCGCCGTTAAAAATCTGCGGTAAGTTATCAATAAAACGTTGTGCCGCGTAAGGCACCAGTTTATTGAGCGTGTTGACGCGCAAATACATAAAGAATTGATCTTCTGCGCTGCGGCTCATGGAATTAACGCGCGATTTATCCCAGGCATTTTCCACAACCTGAGCAAACAGCGAGCCTTTTTCATGCGTGCCCCAGGCGTCATAAAGATGCTGATAAAGTTGCTCCGCCGTGAAAATTCGTTTTTCCACCGCATCTTCCAAATCGGCCACGCAATAAGAGATATCGTCTGCGGCTTCCATTATCCACGTCAATGGAAAGCGACTATAAGTGTCGAGGTTTAATTCTTTACGTAACCGCTCAACATAGGCTTCTTCAGAGAAATAATAACCGGGTTTTTTCATTAAATAACTGTGAGATGCCGGCGGTTCACCCACCCACCATGCCGGACGTGTGTATTTTAAAATACAGCCGACCTGCGCCCAGGTCAGATTCATGCGCATGAGGGTGTGCACCATGCGAATACCCTGCGCATTACCTTCAAACTGGCTTAAATCATGGCGCACTTTTCTGCGTAACGTATTGAGACTGTCTTCGCCTTCGCGCAGGCGCAACGCAACCACTTCACAACGATCGTCCGACAACGGTTGGCTAACGGCGTCGTCCGGGGACAAACGCTGGCGGAACCAGTCATTGATCGCCGCTTCGCCAAAATGACCGAACGGTGGGTTGCCGATGTCGTGCATCAGGCAGGCCATCTCAACGATACTTTCAAAAGGCCCCGTCAACTCATCCAGGCCGTACGTTTCCAGCAGGCGCTGCTCTTTCAGGCGGCTGAGGATCTCTTTGGCGATATAGCGCCCAACTTGCTGCACTTCAAGAGAATGTGTCAGACGCGTGCGCACCGCCGCGTTGCGCTCCAGAGGAAAAACCTGGGTCTTTTGCTGCAATCGTCGAATGGCGGGAGAATTGATGATGCGTCCACGATCGCTTTCAAAAATACGCAGGATTTCGTGCTCGGTTTTCACGCCCTGCGGCGAACGATAACGACGATGCCAGTTTATCTTGTTGCGAAAATCGATCTCGGCCATTTCCTCTCCTGTGCATAGCCTCACGGGTATCATGCAATTGTGTATGCCATGATAGACTATGCCTCGAAAACGTAATCCTGTCTTATCACATTAGCGAGTATCTCCATGAAAATTGGCATCATTGGTGCAATGGAAGAAGAAGTTACGCTGCTGCGTGACAAAATCGAGAACCGTCAAACGCTGAATATTGGCGGGAGCGAAATCTACACCGGTACGCTAAATGGTACAGAAGTCGCACTGCTGAAATCAGGTATTGGCAAAGTGGCCGCCGCGATGGGCGCAACCTTGCTGCTGGAACGTTGTAAGCCGGATGTGATTATCAACACAGGCTCTGCGGGCGGTCTGGCCGCGACACTGAAAGTGGGTGATATCGTGGTTTCCGACGAAGCGCGTTATCACGATGCCGATGTTACCGCTTTTGGCTATGAATATGGCCAGTTGCCAGGTTGCCCGGCAGGCTTTAAAGCCGACGGCAAACTGGTTGCGGCGGCAGAAGCCTGCATCGGCGAGCTGAAACTGAATGCGGTACGCGGGCTGATTGTCAGCGGCGATGCGTTTATCAATGGTTCTGTGGGTCTGGCAAAAATTCGTCACAACTTCCCGCAGGCGATTGCCGTGGAAATGGAAGCGACCGCGATTGCGCATGTCTGCCATAACTTTGGCGTGCCGTTTGTGGTGGTTCGCGCCATTTCTGATGTGGCGGATCAGCAATCCCACCTGAGCTTTGATGAGTTCCTGGTGGTGGCTGCGAAGCAATCCAGCCTGATGGTTGAAACCCTGGTGCAGAAACTGGCACGTGGCTAACCCTCTTTTCAGGGCGCTTGTCGCCCTGCTCATTTTTCTGCCGGCGTGGCTTTTCGCCGCACCACGCGTGATCTCCCTCTCTCCGGCCAATACCGAACTGGTGTTCGCGGCGGGTATCACGCCCGTTGGCGTCAGCAGTTATTCGGATTACCCGCCAGAAGCGGCGCATATTGAGCAAGTCGCCAGCTGGCAAGGGATGAACCTCGAACGCATTGTCGCGCTAAAACCTGACCTGGTGCTGGCCTGGCGCGGCGGCAATACGGAACGTCAGGTTAATCAACTCAAGCAGTTTGGTATCACCATAATGTGGGTCGATGCGATCACCATCGAGCAGGTGGCGGAAACGCTGCGTAAGCTGGCGGCTTATAGCCCGCATCCACAGCAGGCTGAACAGGCGGCGCAACAGTTGCTGGCTAAGTACAACGAACTTAAATCCCATTACGCCAGCCTGCCGAAAAAACGCGTGTTTATGCAATTTGGTGCGCAGCCGCTGTTTACCAGTGGAAAAGGATCGATTCAAAACCAGGTGCTGGAGCTGTGCGGCGGGGAAAATATCTTTGCCGCCAGCCACGTGCCGTGGCCGCAGGTCAGCCGCGAGCAAGTGCTGGCGCGTCAACCGCAAGCGATAGTGCTAGCGGGCGATAAACAACAGATTCCTAAAATTAAGCAATACTGGCGAAATCAGCTGGATGTACCGATTATTTCTCTGCACGGCGACTGGTTTGAACGGGCAAGCCCGCGTATTATCCTCGCCGCTCAACAACTCTGCACTGCCCTTGCGCAGGTGAAATAACCGGGGAATCAACCATGCTGGTCTACTGGCTGGATATTATCGGTACCGCTGTTTTTGCCATCTCAGGCGTTCTGCTTGCCGGAAAATTACGGATGGATCCGTTCGGCGTGCTGGTGCTAGGCGTGGTGACGGCGGTCGGTGGCGGGACGATCCGCGATATGGCGCTGGCGCACGGTCCGGTTTTCTGGGTGAAAGATCCCACCGATTTAGTGGTTGCAATGGTGACCTGCATGTTGACCATCGCGCTGGTGCGTCAGCCGCGCCGCTTGCCGAAATGGGTGTTGCCGGTGCTGGATGCCGTGGGTCTGGCGGTGTTTGTCGGGATTGGCGTGAATAAAGCGTTTATGGCGGAAACCGGCCCGCTGGTCGCCATTTGTATGGGTGTCGTGACCGGTGTCGGCGGCGGGATAATTCGTGATGTACTGGCGCGTGAAATACCGATGATCCTGCGTACCGAAATTTACGCCACGGCCTGTATTGCAGGCGGGATCGTGCATGCGTCGGCGTTTTACTTCTTTGGCGTGCCACTGGAATCAGCCAGTATGCTGGGGATGGTAGTGACGTTGGGGATTCGTCTTGCGGCAATTCGCTGGCACCTAAAGTTGCCTACTTTTGCGCTAGATGAGTCGGGACGTTGACGTTTTGAGTACCGGAGCATTATCCGGCCTACGAAGCCCGGTAAGCGAAGCGCCACCGGGCATTACGTATCAGATGCTGAACGAGGAACCACAGCCGCAGGTGCTGGTTGCGTTCGGGTTAGTCACCACAAAGCGGGAACCTTCCAGACCTTCGGTGTAATCCACCGAACCGCCCACCAGATATTGCAGGCTCATCGGGTCGACCACCAGGCCAACGCCCTGCTTCTCAATGGTCATATCACCCTCGTTGATTTGGTCATCAAAGGTAAAACCATATTGGAAGCCGCTGCAACCACCACCGGTGATGTAAACACGCAGTTTCAGATTAGGGTTATCTTCGTCCGCAATCAGGTTTTT
Coding sequences:
- a CDS encoding DUF3461 family protein, giving the protein MYDNLKSLGITNPDEIDRYSLRQEANNDILKIYFHKDKGEFFAKSVKFKYPRQRKTVVADGVGQGYKEVQEISPNLRYVIDELDQICQRDRTEVDLKRKILDDLRHLESVVTNKINEIESDLEKLTRGK
- the cdaR gene encoding DNA-binding transcriptional regulator CdaR; translation: MAGWHLDTKMAQDIVARTMRIIDTNINVMDARGRIIGSGDRERIGELHEGALLVLSQGRVVDIDDAVARHLHGVRQGINLPLRLEGEIVGVIGLTGEPETLRKYGELVCMTAEMMLEQSRLMHLLAQDSRLREELVMNLIQAEEHTPALTEWAQRLGIDLNQPRVVAVVEVDSGQLGVDSAMAELQQLQNALTTPERNNLIAIVSLTEMVVLKPALNQFGRWDAEDHRKRVEQLITRMKENGQLRFRVALGNYFTGPGSIARSYRTARTTMMVGKQRMPESRSYFYQDLMLPVLLDSLRGGWQANELARPLSRLKAMDNNGLLRRTLAAWFRHNVQPLATSKALFIHRNTLEYRLNRISELTGLDLGNFDDRLLLYVALQLDEQR
- the degP gene encoding serine endoprotease DegP translates to MKKTTLAMSALALSLSLALSPLSAMAAETVSSTATTSQQMPSLAPMLEKVMPSVVSINVEGSTTVNTPRMPRNFQQFFGDNSPFCQDGSPFQSSPFCQGGGQDGQGGGQQQKFMALGSGVIIDAAKGYVVTNNHVVDNASTIKVQLSDGRKFDAKVVGKDPRSDIALIQIQDPKNLTAIKLADSDALRVGDYTVAIGNPFGLGETVTSGIVSALGRSGLNAQNYENFIQTDAAINRGNSGGALVNLNGELIGINTAILAPDGGNIGIGFAIPSNMVKSLTGQMVQYGQVRRGELGILGTELNSELAKAMKVDAQRGAFVSQVMPNSAAAKAGVKAGDVITSLNGKPISSFAALRAEVGSMPIGSKVALGMLRDGKPVNITLELQQSSQNQVESSTIFSGIEGAEMSNKGKDGGVVVNAVKPNTPAAQIGLKKGDVILGANQQPVKNIAELRKILDSKPSVLALNIQRGDTSIYLLMQ
- the dgt gene encoding dGTPase, yielding MAEIDFRNKINWHRRYRSPQGVKTEHEILRIFESDRGRIINSPAIRRLQQKTQVFPLERNAAVRTRLTHSLEVQQVGRYIAKEILSRLKEQRLLETYGLDELTGPFESIVEMACLMHDIGNPPFGHFGEAAINDWFRQRLSPDDAVSQPLSDDRCEVVALRLREGEDSLNTLRRKVRHDLSQFEGNAQGIRMVHTLMRMNLTWAQVGCILKYTRPAWWVGEPPASHSYLMKKPGYYFSEEAYVERLRKELNLDTYSRFPLTWIMEAADDISYCVADLEDAVEKRIFTAEQLYQHLYDAWGTHEKGSLFAQVVENAWDKSRVNSMSRSAEDQFFMYLRVNTLNKLVPYAAQRFIDNLPQIFNGEFNHALLEDDSGFSQLLELYKNVAIKQVFSHPDVEQLELQGYRVISGLLEIYRPLLQLSLADFTELVEKERLRRFPIESRLFHKLSTRHRLAYVEAVSKLSPDTAEYPVLEYYHRCRLIQDYISGMTDLYSWDEYRRLMAVE
- the mtnN gene encoding 5'-methylthioadenosine/S-adenosylhomocysteine nucleosidase, encoding MKIGIIGAMEEEVTLLRDKIENRQTLNIGGSEIYTGTLNGTEVALLKSGIGKVAAAMGATLLLERCKPDVIINTGSAGGLAATLKVGDIVVSDEARYHDADVTAFGYEYGQLPGCPAGFKADGKLVAAAEACIGELKLNAVRGLIVSGDAFINGSVGLAKIRHNFPQAIAVEMEATAIAHVCHNFGVPFVVVRAISDVADQQSHLSFDEFLVVAAKQSSLMVETLVQKLARG
- the btuF gene encoding vitamin B12 ABC transporter substrate-binding protein BtuF, which gives rise to MANPLFRALVALLIFLPAWLFAAPRVISLSPANTELVFAAGITPVGVSSYSDYPPEAAHIEQVASWQGMNLERIVALKPDLVLAWRGGNTERQVNQLKQFGITIMWVDAITIEQVAETLRKLAAYSPHPQQAEQAAQQLLAKYNELKSHYASLPKKRVFMQFGAQPLFTSGKGSIQNQVLELCGGENIFAASHVPWPQVSREQVLARQPQAIVLAGDKQQIPKIKQYWRNQLDVPIISLHGDWFERASPRIILAAQQLCTALAQVK
- a CDS encoding TRIC cation channel family protein, producing the protein MLVYWLDIIGTAVFAISGVLLAGKLRMDPFGVLVLGVVTAVGGGTIRDMALAHGPVFWVKDPTDLVVAMVTCMLTIALVRQPRRLPKWVLPVLDAVGLAVFVGIGVNKAFMAETGPLVAICMGVVTGVGGGIIRDVLAREIPMILRTEIYATACIAGGIVHASAFYFFGVPLESASMLGMVVTLGIRLAAIRWHLKLPTFALDESGR
- the erpA gene encoding iron-sulfur cluster insertion protein ErpA; translation: MSDDVALPLQFTDAAASKVKNLIADEDNPNLKLRVYITGGGCSGFQYGFTFDDQINEGDMTIEKQGVGLVVDPMSLQYLVGGSVDYTEGLEGSRFVVTNPNATSTCGCGSSFSI